Proteins encoded by one window of Antechinus flavipes isolate AdamAnt ecotype Samford, QLD, Australia chromosome 4, AdamAnt_v2, whole genome shotgun sequence:
- the GNGT2 gene encoding guanine nucleotide-binding protein G(I)/G(S)/G(O) subunit gamma-T2: protein MAQDLTEKELLKMQIDQLKKEVKNERVLISKSGKALKEYVEANAGDDPLLKGVPEDKNPFKEKGGCMIS, encoded by the exons ATGGCTCAGGATCTCACTGAGAAGGAGCTGTTAAAAATGCAGATCGATCAACTTAAGAAGGAAGTGAAGAACGAAAGAGTCTTG attTCCAAATCAGGGAAGGCACTTAAGGAGTATGTGGAAGCTAATGCTGGAGATGACCCCCTACTTAAAGGTGTCCCTGAGGACAAAAATCCCTTTAAAGAGAAAGGTGGTTGTATGATAAGTTGA
- the ABI3 gene encoding ABI gene family member 3 isoform X1 codes for MDELQQLLEFEIPTGREALRSNHSSLLRVADYCESNYVQATEKRKALEETMAFTTQALASVAYQISNLAGHLLKMLDLQDTGLRQVEANVSTLDQMVNMHMEKIARREIGTLAVFQRLQTNQKIIPPENLPVMEPYYRKPLNFACLDNVGHGIKDLSTQLSRTGTLSRKSIKAAVAPPSGTLGRLPRVPQPVHLPVIPDGKISAASSLTSSSSTEGICGIPVAKVPMMPQAPSLPDSMSPNEALENSLSEELSTPQPVPDLPPPLDLPPPLESDELMLPPPPPPDFDPEEPTWAPAQYLEKVVTLYPYTCQKDNELSFDVGTTICVTRRYSDGWCEGVTSEGSGFFPGNYVEPSC; via the exons ATGGATGAACTGCAGCAGCTCCTGGAGTTTGAGATCCCCACGGGCCGGGAGGCCCTCCGAAGCAACCACAGCAGCCTCCTCAGAGTTGCTGACTACTGTGAAAGCAACTATGTCCAG gccacagaaaagagaaaagcccTGGAAGAAACCATGGCCTTTACCACTCAAGCCCTGGCCAGTGTGGCCTACCAGATCAGCAATCTGGCTGGCCATCTGCTGAAGATGCTGGATCTCCAGGACACTGGGCTGAGGCAGGTGGAGGCCAATGTGAGCACTCTGGACCAG ATGGTGAACATGCACATGGAGAAGATTGCCCGAAGGGAGATTGGAACATTGGCTGTGTTCCAGCGGCTGCAGACAAACCAAAAGATCATCCCCCCTGAGAACCTACCCGTGATGGAGCCCTACTATAGGAAACCTCTCAACTTCGCCTGCCTGGATAATGTTGGCCATGGGATTAAG GATCTGAGCACTCAGCTGTCCAGAACTGGGACACTCTCCCGAAAGAGCATCAAGGCTGCAGTTGCCCCTCCCTCAGGAACACTGGG TCGACTCCCCAGAGTCCCCCAACCTGTACATCTCCCAGTCATTCCTGATGGCAAAATCTCTGCCGCCTCCTCTCTGACTTCTTCCAG TAGCACTGAAGGTATCTGTGGGATCCCCGTGGCCAAGGTGCCAATGATGCCTCAAGCCCCATCACTCCCTGATTCTATGTCCCCAAATGAAGCACTGGAGAACTCTCTTTCTGAGGAGCTGTCCACACCCCAGCCAG tACCAGATCTGCCCCCACCCCTAGACCTGCCTCCACCCTTGGAGAGTGATGAACTGATGCTCCCACCTCCTCCACCCCCTGACTTTGATCCAGAAGAACCAACTTGGGCCCCTGCTCAGTACTTGGAGAAAG TGGTAACGTTGTACCCTTACACCTGCCAAAAAGACAACGAGCTCTCCTTTGATGTGGGCACTACCATCTGTGTCACCCGCCGATACTCGGATGGCTGGTGTGAGGGTGTCACCTCTGAGGGTTCTGGCTTCTTCCCTGGAAACTACGTGGAACCAAGCTGCTAA
- the ABI3 gene encoding ABI gene family member 3 isoform X2: MDELQQLLEFEIPTGREALRSNHSSLLRVADYCESNYVQATEKRKALEETMAFTTQALASVAYQISNLAGHLLKMLDLQDTGLRQVEANVSTLDQMVNMHMEKIARREIGTLAVFQRLQTNQKIIPPENLPVMEPYYRKPLNFACLDNVGHGIKDLSTQLSRTGTLSRKSIKAAVAPPSGTLGRLPRVPQPVHLPVIPDGKISAASSLTSSSTEGICGIPVAKVPMMPQAPSLPDSMSPNEALENSLSEELSTPQPVPDLPPPLDLPPPLESDELMLPPPPPPDFDPEEPTWAPAQYLEKVVTLYPYTCQKDNELSFDVGTTICVTRRYSDGWCEGVTSEGSGFFPGNYVEPSC, translated from the exons ATGGATGAACTGCAGCAGCTCCTGGAGTTTGAGATCCCCACGGGCCGGGAGGCCCTCCGAAGCAACCACAGCAGCCTCCTCAGAGTTGCTGACTACTGTGAAAGCAACTATGTCCAG gccacagaaaagagaaaagcccTGGAAGAAACCATGGCCTTTACCACTCAAGCCCTGGCCAGTGTGGCCTACCAGATCAGCAATCTGGCTGGCCATCTGCTGAAGATGCTGGATCTCCAGGACACTGGGCTGAGGCAGGTGGAGGCCAATGTGAGCACTCTGGACCAG ATGGTGAACATGCACATGGAGAAGATTGCCCGAAGGGAGATTGGAACATTGGCTGTGTTCCAGCGGCTGCAGACAAACCAAAAGATCATCCCCCCTGAGAACCTACCCGTGATGGAGCCCTACTATAGGAAACCTCTCAACTTCGCCTGCCTGGATAATGTTGGCCATGGGATTAAG GATCTGAGCACTCAGCTGTCCAGAACTGGGACACTCTCCCGAAAGAGCATCAAGGCTGCAGTTGCCCCTCCCTCAGGAACACTGGG TCGACTCCCCAGAGTCCCCCAACCTGTACATCTCCCAGTCATTCCTGATGGCAAAATCTCTGCCGCCTCCTCTCTGACTTCTTCCAG CACTGAAGGTATCTGTGGGATCCCCGTGGCCAAGGTGCCAATGATGCCTCAAGCCCCATCACTCCCTGATTCTATGTCCCCAAATGAAGCACTGGAGAACTCTCTTTCTGAGGAGCTGTCCACACCCCAGCCAG tACCAGATCTGCCCCCACCCCTAGACCTGCCTCCACCCTTGGAGAGTGATGAACTGATGCTCCCACCTCCTCCACCCCCTGACTTTGATCCAGAAGAACCAACTTGGGCCCCTGCTCAGTACTTGGAGAAAG TGGTAACGTTGTACCCTTACACCTGCCAAAAAGACAACGAGCTCTCCTTTGATGTGGGCACTACCATCTGTGTCACCCGCCGATACTCGGATGGCTGGTGTGAGGGTGTCACCTCTGAGGGTTCTGGCTTCTTCCCTGGAAACTACGTGGAACCAAGCTGCTAA